One Danio aesculapii chromosome 22, fDanAes4.1, whole genome shotgun sequence genomic window carries:
- the LOC130216340 gene encoding platelet glycoprotein V, with protein sequence MWFRIALLQLLPQLTLSSWCPSGCVCDIRGSAKCIGNINDIPGLDPTKTFLLLLNDTNLKVLKDRSFQPLSLLLRVMITHSTLDTIQPEAFHGAPQLRSIKMSSNALSVLPPKVFIEQRNLEQLQLDGNQILSISSELFEGLVSMTELDLSKNRISQLDADVFQSLTKLIYLNLAGNQLRNLPKTLFHNLRKLQTLVLTSNHLEFLESGFFDHLSNLLVLMLQKNQIREIPPRLFWHMPSLLTLSMSNNKLHHIPPESFYYLPNLTKLTLYKNPLIFLPDQLIGHMPRLQELYLYETNLVTVPSNLFANTTNLQYLNVHLNSNLTLLPKDVFCCLPNLKKLSLKYNNLQELHPEIFSKLNKLQILTLDGNKFESLPSTIFLNNSRLEILNLNQNHLRFLPGDVFVHARALKVLTLSENRWMCDCSIMDFVEWIRDNWRMISDLDNGVACYEPNHLQNHLLQTLTYEYLQCGLSVSQTTLMTDTFTIPITMSTIPQLILTKSRKATETSSPVPAATSQLSPTSDYIFIKESNDYDNDYDNDPAFYKTIVLYNGPEIVHNNYYNGWVYLWTLPLTGPYSGFMLALYLVLLVTGAVMIMISLYALYRLHKVMWVLGTLTMGDRIMVRRVRSFSINL encoded by the coding sequence ATGTGGTTCAGGATTGCACTCCTTCAGCTTCTGCCTCAGCTCACCCTCAGTTCTTGGTGCCCCAGTGGGTGCGTTTGTGACATCAGGGGATCTGCAAAATGTATTGGGAACATCAACGACATACCCGGTCTGGACCCAACAAAAACGTTCCTACTCTTGCTGAACGATACAAACTTAAAGGTCCTCAAAGATCGAAGTTTTCAGCCGCTCTCTCTCCTGCTACGAGTAATGATCACGCACAGCACACTTGACACCATCCAACCAGAAGCCTTCCACGGTGCTCCACAGCTTCGGTCCATCAAAATGTCATCAAACGCACTCTCAGTTCTTCCACCTAAGGTGTTTATTGAGCAGAGGAACTTGGAGCAACTGCAGCTGGATGGTAACCAGATACTTTCTATAAGTTCAGAACTCTTCGAAGGGTTGGTCAGCATGACTGAGCTAGATTTGAGCAAGAATCGCATCTCCCAACTGGATGCTGACGTCTTCCAGAGCTTAACCAAGCTGATTTATCTAAACTTGGCTGGTAATCAACTGAGAAATCTCCCGAAGACTCTTTTCCACAACCTTCGTAAACTTCAGACTCTGGTCCTCACGTCCAACCATCTGGAGTTTCTGGAAAGTGGTTTCTTTGATCATTTAAGTAACCTGTTGGTACTAATGCTACAAAAGAACCAGATCCGAGAGATTCCCCCGCGTCTTTTCTGGCACATGCCATCCCTGCTCACCCTCTCGATGTCAAACAACAAACTCCATCATATCCCACCTGAGAGTTTCTACTACTTACCCAACCTAACCAAGCTCACCCTCTACAAGAACCCCTTGATCTTCCTGCCAGACCAGCTGATCGGACACATGCCGAGGCTCCAAGAACTGTACCTTTACGAAACTAACCTAGTCACTGTGCCGTCAAATCTTTTTGCTAACACGACCAACCTTCAATATCTCAATGTACACCTAAACAGCAACTTGACCTTGCTACCAAAAGACGTTTTCTGTTGCCTTCCCAACCTAAAGAAACTGTCCCTCAAATACAACAATCTTCAGGAGCTGCATCCGGAGATCTTTTCCAAACTGAACAAGCTTCAGATTCTAACCCTTGATGGGAACAAGTTTGAGTCTCTCCCATCTACAATCTTTCTCAATAATTCAAGACTAGAAATACTGAACCTCAACCAAAACCATTTGAGGTTTCTCCCAGGAGATGTTTTTGTTCACGCAAGAGCGCTAAAGGTTCTCACTCTTAGCGAAAACCGTTGGATGTGCGATTGTAGTATTATGGATTTTGTAGAATGGATTCGAGACAACTGGAGGATGATCAGTGACTTGGATAATGGAGTAGCATGCTACGAACCGAACCACCTACAGAATCATTTGCTGCAAACATTGACCTACGAATATCTCCAATGTGGATTGAGTGTCTCACAGACAACATTAATGACTGACACCTTTACGATACCAATTACCATGTCAACAATCCCTCAATTGATTTTGACTAAAAGCAGGAAAGCGACTGAAACTTCAAGTCCTGTTCCAGCAGCCACATCTCAACTTTCTCCAACATCTGATTATATCTTCATAAAGGAAAGCAATGACTATGACAATGACTATGACAATGATCCGGCATTCTACAAAACAATTGTTCTTTATAACGGACCGGAAATTGTACACAACAATTACTACAACGGTTGGGTGTACCTGTGGACTCTGCCTTTGACTGGTCCCTACAGTGGTTTCATGTTGGCGTTGTACTTGGTTCTCTTGGTCACCGGTGCAGTCATGATCATGATCAGCTTGTATGCTTTGTATCGACTTCATAAAGTGATGTGGGTTTTAGGGACTCTCACTATGGGAGACAGAATAATGGTTAGAAGAGTACGAAGCTTCAGTATTAATCTCTAG
- the si:ch211-117l17.6 gene encoding regulator of G-protein signaling 4 has translation MNIFFQSIMPKLLFSKIRIYEFKELIRNKNQTKTLDVLLSRKKQKSNIKCVLIQKKTEVSHSPLQDHGQKLADLLENTDYLAAFHSFLQSEFSAENIEFWLACREYKQIRSPGKLSGKAAEIYKTFLHPTAQKEVNIDHCTREEIKRSLAKPDLECFDKAEKLVYRLMEEDSCPRFLKSEAYQNLRNISRNQT, from the exons ATGAATATTTTCTTCCAATCAATAATGCCCAAACTGCTTTTCTCCAAGATTCGGATCTATGAATTCAAGGAGCTCATTCGCAACAAGAACCAGACAAAAAC GCTGGATGTTTTGTTAAGCAGGAAAAAGCAGAAAAGCAATATCAAGTGTGTTTTGATTCAGAAAAAGACTGAAGTCTCTCATTCTCC ATTACAGGACCATGGGCAAAAGTTGGCTGATCTACTAGAAAACACAG ACTACCTTGCCGCCTTTCATTCATTCCTGCAGTCTGAGTTTAGTGCGGAGAACATTGAGTTTTGGCTTGCCTGCAGAGAATACAAGCAGATCAGATCACCTGGAAAACTCTCTGGCAAAGCAGCAGAGATCTACAAAACCTTCCTCCATCCTACAGCTCAAAAAGAG gtCAACATTGACCATTGCACTCGCGAGGAGATCAAGAGATCGTTGGCCAAGCCTGACCTCGAGTGTTTTGACAAAGCAGAAAAGCTTGTGTACAGACTGATGGAGGAAGACTCTTGTCCACGCTTCctcaaatctgaagcttatcagAACCTGAGGAACATAAGCAGGAACCAAACGTAG